A genomic region of Leptolyngbya sp. NIES-2104 contains the following coding sequences:
- the psbU gene encoding photosystem II complex extrinsic protein PsbU: MKRLIRFLAVLSLVVGCLGWLPQAAIAANFNGVTVLAADYRNVVEDKMATEYGKKLDLNNTNVRAFRQLPGLYPTLAGLIVKNAPYESVEDVLNIAGLTDKQKEILQANMDNFVTTEVSKELVEGGDRYNNGIYR; this comes from the coding sequence ATGAAACGTTTGATTCGCTTTTTGGCGGTTTTGAGTTTGGTGGTGGGCTGTCTGGGCTGGTTGCCTCAAGCAGCGATCGCAGCAAATTTCAACGGGGTTACGGTGTTGGCAGCGGACTATCGCAACGTGGTCGAAGATAAAATGGCGACCGAGTATGGCAAGAAGCTCGACCTGAATAACACGAATGTCAGAGCATTCCGCCAGTTGCCAGGGTTGTATCCGACTTTGGCAGGTCTGATTGTGAAAAATGCGCCTTACGAGTCCGTTGAAGATGTGCTGAATATTGCAGGCTTGACCGACAAGCAAAAGGAAATTCTGCAAGCGAATATGGATAACTTCGTGACCACCGAAGTATCGAAGGAACTGGTTGAGGGTGGAGACCGTTATAACAACGGAATTTACCGCTAA
- a CDS encoding adenylate/guanylate cyclase domain-containing protein, producing the protein MVTLQPPPHLVLHSSDFNNRRIPLVGNNCWTIGRSEDNTFVIRDRWISRNHAMLQWMETGEFYLIDLGSRNGTFVNGRRVSIPVTLQNGDRLTFGQTEVDFFCPLNRPSSSSSDDPDSKEFTATATLHVRRLISVLVVDIRDFTILTRQLDEKLLSEVIGTWFRQAGDIIREYGSWVDKYIGDAVMAVWTHGANGVDRDEALRICQAINALHRMTSNLYHQYPLPFPIRIGAGVNTGFAMVGNTGSGDRPDYTALGDTVNAAFRLESATKQLGLDIALGERTYEQLTEHIENVNFLERYVVELKGYDTPTPTHACSFADLDRFLKTTLDTLH; encoded by the coding sequence GTGGTCACCCTCCAACCTCCTCCCCATCTCGTGCTGCACAGCAGCGATTTCAATAACCGCCGTATCCCACTGGTCGGTAATAATTGCTGGACGATCGGACGAAGCGAAGATAACACGTTTGTCATTCGCGATCGCTGGATTTCTCGCAATCACGCGATGCTGCAATGGATGGAAACCGGAGAGTTTTACTTAATTGATTTAGGCAGCCGCAATGGAACCTTTGTCAACGGGCGACGAGTCAGCATTCCGGTAACGCTACAAAACGGCGATCGCTTAACATTCGGTCAAACCGAAGTCGATTTTTTCTGTCCGTTGAATCGTCCTTCTTCTTCAAGTTCAGACGATCCCGACTCCAAAGAATTCACCGCAACGGCAACCCTTCATGTCCGCCGTCTCATTTCGGTTCTCGTCGTTGATATTCGCGATTTCACGATTCTGACTCGTCAACTCGATGAAAAGCTGTTATCGGAAGTCATTGGTACCTGGTTTCGGCAAGCAGGCGACATTATTCGGGAGTATGGAAGCTGGGTTGATAAATACATTGGCGATGCAGTCATGGCGGTTTGGACGCATGGCGCGAATGGAGTTGATCGAGACGAAGCCCTGAGAATTTGTCAGGCAATCAACGCTCTGCACCGGATGACGAGCAATTTATATCACCAATACCCGCTGCCGTTCCCGATTCGGATCGGTGCAGGCGTGAATACTGGATTTGCAATGGTTGGAAATACTGGAAGCGGCGATCGACCGGATTACACCGCTTTAGGTGACACGGTCAACGCAGCTTTCCGTTTAGAATCCGCGACGAAGCAGCTTGGGTTAGATATTGCTTTAGGCGAAAGAACCTACGAGCAATTGACAGAACACATCGAAAACGTGAATTTTCTAGAGCGCTACGTAGTTGAACTCAAGGGATACGACACGCCTACTCCGACTCATGCGTGCTCCTTTGCGGATCTCGATCGCTTTCTCAAAACAACTTTAGACACCTTGCACTAA
- a CDS encoding DUF3120 domain-containing protein, protein MISYPPSSTTSYSPEAEVIAVSESSFAERPASSRSLLIFGASVFLVSVPVFFEAPLVRSFPLLALLLTSVWVWASIALSAKPQTRHWGELLTGFTWTWLAGSLYWGWFRWEPTLHLPIEAIGLPIAIWGLRQNWCKLGNFFYLGSLFGTALTDLYFYLTDLLPHWRKLMQVEPDAVQPIFQQALMQMYTPNGIFWVISLAAVLLSVGVFSLKLKVPHWVAFGGAVLSTILVDSLFWIAATLA, encoded by the coding sequence TTGATTTCATATCCCCCCAGTTCCACCACAAGTTACTCCCCAGAGGCTGAAGTGATTGCCGTTTCAGAATCTTCATTTGCTGAGCGTCCCGCATCGTCTCGCTCTCTTCTCATTTTTGGTGCATCCGTTTTCTTAGTTTCAGTACCTGTCTTCTTTGAAGCGCCTTTAGTTCGATCATTTCCCCTTCTCGCATTGTTGCTGACTTCTGTTTGGGTCTGGGCATCGATCGCGCTTTCTGCAAAACCTCAAACACGACACTGGGGCGAACTGCTCACGGGCTTTACTTGGACATGGTTAGCCGGATCGCTCTACTGGGGATGGTTTCGCTGGGAGCCAACTTTACACTTACCGATCGAAGCGATTGGACTCCCGATCGCGATTTGGGGCTTAAGACAAAACTGGTGCAAGCTGGGAAACTTTTTCTACTTGGGGTCGCTCTTTGGAACTGCGCTCACGGATCTTTACTTCTATCTAACGGATTTGCTTCCACACTGGCGGAAATTAATGCAGGTGGAACCCGACGCAGTACAGCCGATTTTCCAACAGGCTCTTATGCAGATGTACACCCCCAATGGGATCTTCTGGGTAATATCACTAGCCGCAGTCTTGCTGAGCGTCGGTGTATTTTCGTTGAAGCTGAAAGTCCCGCATTGGGTCGCATTTGGCGGCGCAGTCCTGAGCACGATTCTAGTTGACAGCTTATTTTGGATTGCAGCGACTTTAGCGTAA
- a CDS encoding undecaprenyl-diphosphate phosphatase: MPVFLVAGQVNQLFALFQGIVLGLVQGITEFLPISSTAHLIIFTDVFGWQTQWNKAAIDAIQFGSVVAVVMYFWKDIRSILSGALAAFARKEWDREEWKILVGIAIGTIPALGMGFVLKKLNLLPESVTIIATMSIVMSLLLALSEKIGTRKRGFDELEIKDGILVGLGQMIALLPGASRSGSTLTAALFLGLRRETAARFSFLLGIPTLAIATLVQAGDVLKEADMGLPLFVGVVSAFVFSYLSIAWLLKFLQRQSTWVFVWYRLALGVTLLIAIATNVLKAV, encoded by the coding sequence ATGCCAGTTTTTCTCGTTGCGGGTCAGGTCAATCAGCTTTTTGCTTTATTTCAAGGCATTGTGCTTGGTCTAGTTCAAGGAATCACCGAATTTTTGCCGATCAGTAGTACCGCCCATTTGATTATTTTCACAGATGTATTCGGCTGGCAAACTCAATGGAACAAAGCCGCGATCGATGCGATTCAATTCGGCAGTGTGGTCGCCGTGGTGATGTATTTCTGGAAAGATATTCGATCGATTCTATCTGGAGCACTAGCGGCATTTGCGCGGAAGGAATGGGATCGTGAGGAATGGAAGATTCTCGTTGGAATTGCGATCGGTACGATTCCCGCGTTAGGAATGGGCTTTGTGCTGAAGAAATTAAATCTGCTGCCAGAAAGCGTGACGATTATTGCCACGATGTCGATCGTGATGTCGCTTCTGTTGGCACTATCAGAAAAAATCGGAACTCGGAAACGCGGATTTGATGAACTGGAGATCAAAGATGGGATTTTGGTCGGTTTAGGGCAAATGATTGCATTGTTGCCAGGGGCATCGCGATCGGGTTCGACGTTGACAGCCGCATTGTTTCTAGGATTGCGACGGGAGACAGCCGCACGATTTTCTTTTTTGTTAGGAATTCCAACATTAGCGATCGCAACTCTGGTTCAGGCTGGCGATGTATTGAAAGAGGCGGATATGGGACTGCCTTTATTTGTGGGAGTTGTATCGGCGTTTGTGTTTTCGTATTTGTCGATCGCTTGGCTCTTAAAATTCTTACAGCGTCAGAGTACTTGGGTATTTGTTTGGTATCGGTTGGCGTTGGGTGTGACGTTGTTAATCGCGATCGCCACAAATGTTCTGAAGGCTGTTTAG
- a CDS encoding TIGR03279 family radical SAM protein, whose amino-acid sequence MSELSIRPALVTSVLSGSIAEEIGFEMGDRIVSINGEKPRDLIDYQFLCADEVLELEVIDKKGKTHHIEIEKDYDEDLGLEFETALFDGLIQCTNRCPFCFIDQQPPGKRDSLYLKDDDYRLSFLYGSYLTLTNLTQREWNRIEQMRLSPLYVSVHATESDVRLRLLKNPRAGQILDQLKWFQERQLQIHAQVVLCPGINDGEYLTRTIEDLAQFHQGDIPAVASIAVVPVGLTRFRPTEDELIPVSPEKAREVIVQVQALQNQFRKERGSTIVWLADEWFLIAGEDLPPESHYGDYPQIGNGVGSIRLFLKEFSKAAKRLPKKVTPNRDYVWILGNAVEKAFSPLLDRFNQVEGLTVRMVALNSDYWGQSITVTGLLTGQDICKALQGKDLGDGVLLPSVMLKQGELVFLDDMRVEDLEQKLNTSIFVMEGVDGLIRKFNE is encoded by the coding sequence ATGAGCGAACTTTCTATTCGTCCGGCATTAGTTACGAGTGTTTTGTCAGGGTCGATCGCAGAAGAAATTGGGTTTGAAATGGGCGATCGCATTGTGTCGATCAACGGTGAAAAACCTCGCGATTTAATCGACTATCAGTTTTTGTGCGCGGACGAAGTGCTAGAACTCGAAGTGATTGACAAGAAAGGGAAGACGCATCACATCGAAATCGAGAAAGATTACGATGAGGACTTAGGTTTAGAGTTTGAAACGGCTCTGTTTGATGGCTTGATTCAATGTACGAATCGCTGTCCGTTTTGCTTTATTGACCAACAGCCACCCGGAAAGCGGGATAGTCTTTACCTCAAAGATGATGACTACCGGTTGAGCTTTCTTTACGGCAGCTATCTGACGTTAACGAACTTGACTCAGCGCGAGTGGAATCGGATTGAACAAATGCGGCTTTCTCCGCTCTATGTTTCGGTTCATGCAACGGAATCGGATGTGCGATTGAGATTGTTAAAGAATCCTCGTGCAGGACAGATTTTGGATCAGTTGAAATGGTTCCAAGAGCGACAGTTACAGATTCATGCTCAGGTTGTTCTTTGTCCTGGAATTAATGACGGGGAGTATTTAACCCGAACGATCGAGGATCTCGCTCAATTTCATCAAGGTGATATTCCTGCGGTGGCATCGATCGCGGTTGTTCCCGTCGGGTTAACTCGATTTCGCCCCACTGAAGATGAACTGATTCCTGTGTCACCGGAGAAAGCGCGAGAAGTAATCGTCCAAGTTCAAGCCCTTCAGAATCAATTTCGCAAAGAACGTGGATCAACGATCGTTTGGTTAGCCGATGAGTGGTTCTTAATTGCTGGGGAAGATTTACCGCCTGAATCGCACTATGGTGACTATCCGCAGATTGGAAATGGAGTCGGTTCGATTCGATTGTTTCTAAAGGAATTTAGTAAAGCTGCGAAACGGTTGCCGAAGAAGGTGACACCGAACCGTGACTATGTTTGGATTTTAGGAAATGCGGTTGAAAAAGCGTTTTCGCCATTGCTCGATCGATTTAACCAGGTCGAAGGCTTAACCGTCCGAATGGTCGCACTCAACAGTGATTATTGGGGGCAAAGTATTACAGTCACGGGATTACTCACCGGACAAGATATTTGCAAAGCGCTACAAGGAAAAGATTTAGGTGATGGTGTTCTGTTGCCATCTGTGATGCTCAAACAAGGTGAACTGGTGTTTCTCGACGATATGCGGGTCGAAGATTTAGAGCAGAAATTGAACACCTCGATCTTTGTAATGGAGGGTGTGGACGGTTTGATCAGGAAATTTAATGAATAA
- a CDS encoding protein-glutamate O-methyltransferase CheR, whose protein sequence is MLALEPTLETIETQLLFEGIYRYYGYDFRNYAPSSRSRRVQNFVQSEGIATISELQNRVLHDRDCLDRFLLSLTVNVTTMFRDPSFYLTFRNLVVPILRTYPFIRIWHAGCSTGEEVYSMAILLQEEGIYHRCRLYATDTNEKVLQSARSGIFSLSSMQEYTQQYLKAGGKKSFSEYYTAAYENAIFRSSLRDNILFSQHNLVTDGSFNEFNVIICRNVLIYFDRTLQDRVHDLFYQSLCPFGILALGRQETLRFTSKHDRYEDLSKSEKLYRRLN, encoded by the coding sequence ATGCTGGCTCTGGAACCCACACTTGAAACCATCGAAACTCAATTATTGTTCGAGGGCATCTATCGCTATTACGGGTATGACTTTCGTAACTATGCCCCGTCCTCGCGCAGTCGTCGAGTTCAAAACTTTGTGCAGTCCGAAGGAATTGCAACCATTTCAGAACTGCAAAATCGAGTGTTACACGATCGAGACTGCCTCGATCGCTTTCTCCTGAGCCTAACGGTGAACGTCACGACAATGTTTCGCGATCCGAGCTTTTACCTCACCTTCAGAAATCTAGTCGTTCCAATTCTGAGAACCTATCCATTTATTCGGATTTGGCACGCGGGATGTTCGACCGGAGAAGAAGTGTATTCGATGGCGATTTTACTGCAAGAAGAAGGAATTTATCATCGCTGCCGACTCTATGCAACCGATACGAATGAGAAGGTTTTGCAATCAGCAAGGAGCGGAATATTTTCACTTTCGTCAATGCAGGAATATACGCAGCAATATCTCAAAGCAGGCGGAAAAAAATCCTTTTCCGAATACTATACGGCTGCTTATGAGAATGCAATTTTTCGATCGTCGCTGCGAGATAATATTCTATTTTCACAACATAATTTAGTGACCGACGGATCGTTTAATGAATTTAATGTGATCATTTGTCGGAACGTTTTAATTTACTTCGATCGTACACTTCAAGATCGCGTTCATGATTTGTTTTATCAAAGCCTTTGCCCTTTTGGAATTTTGGCACTGGGACGGCAAGAAACACTGAGATTTACCTCGAAACACGATCGCTATGAAGACCTTTCAAAATCCGAGAAACTCTATCGGAGGTTGAATTAG
- a CDS encoding chemotaxis protein CheB, whose translation MAFALVVVGTSLGGLSALRIMLQALPGDFKPAIAIVQHRDRSSGKSLSQTLQQESRLPILDVEDKEPICPGCVYLAPADYHLLVEPGQFSLSVDPPVSFAKPSIDVLFESAAEVYQSSTIGVVLTGANHDGAEGLAKIKARGGYTIVQDPQTAECASMPEAAIARSVVDRVLPLQRISPLLIKLCSPC comes from the coding sequence GTGGCGTTTGCCCTTGTCGTTGTGGGTACATCCCTAGGGGGATTGTCCGCCTTGCGAATTATGTTACAAGCATTACCAGGAGACTTTAAACCCGCGATCGCCATTGTCCAGCATCGTGACCGGAGTTCTGGAAAGAGTCTTAGCCAAACCTTACAACAGGAGAGCCGCTTGCCGATTCTGGATGTCGAGGATAAAGAACCGATCTGCCCTGGATGCGTGTATTTAGCTCCGGCTGACTACCATCTTTTGGTCGAGCCGGGTCAATTTTCGCTTTCGGTTGATCCGCCGGTTTCTTTTGCTAAACCCTCGATCGATGTTTTATTTGAATCTGCTGCCGAGGTGTATCAATCGAGCACGATCGGAGTCGTTTTAACCGGAGCAAATCACGATGGAGCCGAAGGACTGGCGAAGATCAAAGCAAGAGGGGGGTACACGATTGTGCAAGATCCCCAAACAGCGGAATGTGCCTCGATGCCCGAAGCTGCGATCGCTCGAAGTGTAGTCGATCGTGTTTTGCCACTACAACGAATTTCACCCCTGCTGATTAAGTTATGTTCTCCGTGTTAG
- a CDS encoding ATP-binding protein — translation MSLINPVNILLVDDQPENLLALEAVLGKLGENLVQASSGEEALRCLLNRDFAVILLDVQMPGIDGFETASLIRSRARSQHTPIIFLTAFDASDQGIFRGYSLGAVDYLIKPINSDILVSKVSVFVDLFKKTAAVKHQAAQLTAINAELRQSEERFRSLSASSPVGIFVIDPDGRCTYTNPRFQTICGVVPDRISDRSWHRCVHPDDRDQAMSQWNAYLEHGGELSEELRFLTKDDQVRWVHIRSCPMLSQTGEPQGHVGTIEDITERKEAEVTRAQVMREQLARQEAEATNRMKDEFLAVLSHELRTPLNSMLGWVRLLRTKQYEKKMVDRALETIERNAETQSQLIEDILDVSKIIRGKLRLNYRSLQPVAIIQAAIDAVRPQVEAKSIRLTTDFDPDVSHVWGDSTRLQQIVWNLLTNAVKFTPESGEVTIGLQAEDDKTVKISVKDTGIGIEPEFLPYVFDRFRQADSTTTRSHNGLGLGLAIVRHLVELHGGSIEASSPGMGEGATFTVRFPVLQANELRDKLRGGTPIAADGIRKEQKIW, via the coding sequence ATGTCCTTGATTAATCCCGTTAACATCCTGCTCGTCGATGACCAACCCGAAAACCTGCTGGCGTTAGAAGCGGTTTTAGGTAAGCTGGGCGAGAATCTCGTACAGGCATCATCGGGAGAAGAAGCATTACGGTGTCTGTTGAATCGAGATTTTGCAGTCATTCTGCTCGACGTTCAGATGCCGGGAATCGATGGGTTTGAAACCGCGAGTTTGATCCGGAGTCGAGCGCGATCGCAACATACGCCAATTATTTTTCTCACCGCGTTTGATGCCAGCGATCAAGGAATTTTTCGAGGCTACTCGCTCGGTGCAGTGGATTATTTAATCAAGCCGATTAATTCCGATATTCTGGTTTCTAAAGTGTCGGTGTTCGTGGATCTGTTCAAAAAGACCGCAGCAGTGAAACATCAGGCAGCACAGTTAACTGCAATTAATGCCGAACTGCGCCAGAGCGAAGAACGATTTCGATCGCTGTCTGCTTCGTCTCCGGTCGGCATTTTCGTGATTGATCCCGACGGACGCTGCACTTATACGAATCCGAGATTTCAAACGATTTGTGGAGTTGTTCCCGATCGCATTTCCGATCGCAGTTGGCATCGGTGTGTGCATCCAGACGATCGCGATCAGGCAATGTCGCAATGGAATGCGTACCTCGAACACGGGGGCGAACTTTCTGAAGAATTACGATTTTTGACCAAAGACGATCAGGTGCGCTGGGTGCATATTCGCTCTTGTCCGATGTTGTCACAAACCGGGGAACCGCAGGGTCATGTTGGCACGATCGAAGACATTACCGAGCGCAAAGAAGCCGAAGTAACTCGCGCTCAAGTGATGCGGGAACAGTTGGCGCGACAAGAGGCTGAAGCGACGAACCGCATGAAAGATGAATTTCTCGCGGTGCTGTCTCATGAACTGAGAACGCCGTTAAATTCGATGCTGGGTTGGGTGCGACTGTTGCGGACAAAGCAGTATGAGAAAAAAATGGTCGATCGCGCTTTAGAAACGATCGAGCGAAACGCGGAAACTCAATCGCAACTAATCGAAGATATTCTGGATGTCTCGAAGATCATTCGCGGTAAATTGCGGCTGAACTATCGATCGCTGCAACCTGTCGCGATTATTCAAGCTGCGATCGATGCAGTTCGTCCCCAAGTCGAGGCAAAATCGATTCGACTAACGACCGATTTTGATCCCGATGTCAGCCACGTTTGGGGCGATTCGACTCGACTTCAGCAGATTGTTTGGAACTTGCTGACGAATGCGGTGAAATTCACGCCGGAGTCTGGAGAAGTCACGATTGGGCTACAGGCGGAAGATGACAAAACGGTGAAAATCTCGGTGAAAGATACGGGGATCGGGATCGAGCCGGAATTTTTACCGTATGTGTTCGATCGATTCCGTCAAGCGGATAGTACGACGACACGATCACATAACGGGTTAGGTTTGGGTTTAGCGATCGTGCGGCATTTGGTCGAACTGCATGGGGGATCGATCGAGGCAAGCAGTCCGGGTATGGGTGAAGGGGCAACGTTTACCGTGAGATTTCCAGTGTTGCAGGCGAATGAATTGCGGGATAAATTACGCGGCGGAACGCCGATCGCCGCCGATGGAATTCGCAAGGAACAAAAAATTTGGTAG
- a CDS encoding pentapeptide repeat-containing protein, whose protein sequence is MAHLMTLQQGAIVWSDWRSRYPTIEPDLSDADLDELELRGTNLQRVNFCRSSLCWAVLNESNLSGAKFNKAILHKTEFIHAQLQGAQFVDATLVGADLKGANLNDANFIGADLKGANLSDADLIGANLIGTELRGAKFKRSDLTRADLRRADLSNAILIQANLADANLSDANLVEAELTETHFYRSNFHKANLKFAHFSGAYLFGADFSGADLSGADLSWSNLGKANFSGANLTGTNLKGANLAGAILPSR, encoded by the coding sequence ATGGCGCATTTAATGACGCTGCAACAAGGCGCGATCGTGTGGTCAGATTGGCGATCGCGCTATCCGACGATCGAGCCAGACCTGAGCGATGCTGATCTAGATGAATTGGAATTGCGCGGCACGAATTTACAGCGGGTGAATTTTTGTCGATCGAGTCTTTGTTGGGCAGTTCTCAACGAATCAAATTTAAGCGGGGCAAAATTCAATAAAGCGATTTTGCACAAAACCGAATTCATTCACGCTCAGCTTCAAGGGGCGCAATTTGTCGATGCTACTTTGGTTGGAGCCGATTTGAAGGGCGCGAATTTGAACGATGCCAATTTTATTGGAGCCGATTTGAAGGGCGCGAATTTGAGCGATGCCGATTTGATTGGTGCAAATTTGATTGGAACAGAATTGCGGGGGGCGAAATTTAAGCGATCGGATTTGACTCGCGCAGATTTACGACGAGCAGATCTGAGCAATGCAATTTTGATTCAGGCAAATTTAGCGGATGCGAATTTGAGCGATGCGAATTTGGTTGAGGCGGAATTGACAGAGACGCATTTTTATCGATCGAACTTCCACAAAGCCAATTTGAAATTCGCACATTTTAGCGGAGCATATTTGTTCGGCGCGGATTTTAGCGGGGCGGATTTGTCGGGTGCAGATTTGTCTTGGTCGAATTTGGGCAAGGCGAATTTTAGCGGGGCGAATTTGACCGGAACGAATTTGAAAGGGGCAAATTTGGCAGGTGCAATTTTGCCTAGTAGGTAA